A DNA window from Acinetobacter sp. 10FS3-1 contains the following coding sequences:
- the lolD gene encoding lipoprotein-releasing ABC transporter ATP-binding protein LolD has protein sequence MSNLILDAQSIQKSFTDGKSTVEVIKGISLQVQAGEFVSIVGSSGSGKSTLLHVLGGLDRPTAGQVMVNGRRFDNLSEAERGYMRNEHLGFVYQFHHLLPEFTALENVAMPLMLRKGTSFKEAKQQAEYLLERVGLSHRLTHQPGELSGGERQRVALARAVVTKPKLLMADEPTGNLDRKTAEKIFELLTELRREFNMAMLIVTHDEQLAHAADRILHMQDGLWLEN, from the coding sequence ATGAGTAATCTGATTTTAGATGCCCAGAGTATTCAGAAGTCTTTTACAGATGGAAAATCGACTGTTGAAGTAATTAAGGGAATTTCATTGCAGGTCCAAGCTGGTGAATTTGTGTCAATTGTTGGCTCCAGTGGTTCCGGTAAAAGCACCTTATTGCATGTACTGGGCGGGCTTGATCGCCCGACTGCCGGGCAGGTGATGGTCAATGGTCGCCGCTTTGATAATCTGTCCGAGGCAGAGCGTGGCTATATGCGAAATGAACATCTGGGCTTTGTTTACCAGTTTCATCATCTTCTTCCAGAGTTTACTGCACTGGAAAATGTGGCCATGCCCTTGATGCTACGCAAAGGAACCAGCTTTAAGGAAGCCAAACAGCAGGCTGAATATCTGCTGGAACGTGTCGGACTGTCTCATCGCCTGACGCATCAGCCTGGTGAGCTGTCAGGCGGGGAGCGCCAGCGTGTCGCATTGGCACGGGCTGTGGTGACTAAACCCAAGCTGTTGATGGCCGATGAACCGACTGGCAACCTAGATCGTAAAACAGCGGAAAAAATATTTGAACTGCTGACAGAGCTGCGTCGTGAATTTAATATGGCGATGCTGATCGTTACCCATGATGAACAGCTGGCACATGCAGCAGACCGAATTTTACATATGCAGGATGGTCTGTGGCTGGAGAACTAA
- a CDS encoding lipoprotein-releasing ABC transporter permease subunit has translation MFKPISLYIGLKYTRARRSNHFISFIALVSMIGLTLGVAVLITVLSVMNGFDRELKNRVLGMIPQATVSSTQILTNWPELANKIEQHEHVQGVAPFTQLQGMLTAQGQVAGIMVTGIEPEYEKKVSIIQNHMVEGSIDQLKKGEFGIVLGKQMADAMGVGLNDNITLVLPEATPSPAGVVPRFKRFKVVGLFSIGAEVDSMMGYIALNDASTLLRLPDGAQGIRMKLDDIFVAPQVSQEIARDLPANFYASDWTYTHGNLFSAIQMEKAMVSLLLFLIVLVAAFNIVSSLVMVVTDKKSDIAILRTLGASPATITKIFMVQGTVIGVIGTCAGAILGIISATSISSFIGWLNTAFGLNMFDAYFINYLPSYLRWQDVLVIVGLSLALSFVATIYPALRAAKIQPAEALRYE, from the coding sequence ATGTTCAAACCAATCTCGCTGTATATAGGGTTGAAATATACTCGCGCACGGCGTAGTAACCACTTTATTTCTTTTATTGCACTGGTCTCAATGATCGGTCTCACACTCGGTGTAGCCGTCCTCATTACAGTGTTATCTGTGATGAATGGTTTTGATCGCGAGCTAAAAAACCGTGTCTTGGGAATGATACCTCAAGCAACTGTTTCTTCAACACAAATCTTAACAAATTGGCCTGAACTTGCAAACAAAATTGAACAGCATGAGCATGTTCAGGGGGTAGCACCATTTACCCAGTTACAAGGGATGCTGACCGCTCAGGGACAGGTCGCCGGAATTATGGTGACCGGGATTGAACCAGAATATGAAAAGAAGGTTTCGATCATTCAAAACCATATGGTTGAGGGCAGTATTGATCAGCTGAAAAAGGGTGAATTCGGGATTGTTTTAGGTAAGCAGATGGCCGATGCCATGGGGGTTGGCCTGAATGACAACATTACCCTGGTTTTACCTGAAGCCACACCTTCGCCGGCAGGAGTGGTGCCACGCTTTAAGCGTTTCAAGGTGGTTGGCCTTTTTAGTATTGGTGCCGAAGTAGACTCGATGATGGGCTATATCGCCCTGAATGATGCCTCGACCTTACTGCGTTTGCCAGATGGCGCGCAGGGGATACGCATGAAGCTGGATGATATTTTCGTTGCTCCGCAAGTATCGCAGGAAATTGCACGTGATTTGCCAGCTAATTTCTATGCCTCTGACTGGACCTATACCCACGGCAATCTATTCAGCGCGATCCAGATGGAAAAAGCCATGGTCAGTTTGCTTCTCTTTCTGATCGTTCTGGTGGCAGCTTTTAATATTGTGTCATCGCTGGTCATGGTGGTGACTGACAAGAAATCAGACATTGCGATTTTGCGGACCTTAGGTGCTTCACCTGCCACAATTACCAAAATCTTTATGGTGCAAGGTACCGTGATTGGAGTTATTGGTACGTGTGCTGGGGCAATTCTGGGCATTATTAGTGCGACCAGTATCAGCAGTTTTATTGGCTGGTTAAATACTGCATTCGGTTTAAATATGTTTGATGCTTACTTTATTAACTATTTACCTTCTTATCTGCGCTGGCAAGATGTGCTTGTAATTGTCGGTCTGTCACTGGCGCTAAGCTTTGTTGCTACCATTTATCCGGCTTTGCGAGCAGCGAAAATTCAACCGGCAGAGGCATTGCGTTATGAGTAA
- a CDS encoding PilZ domain-containing protein — MENVQHPSGFAERRVMSRIDAALRINYQIISDDVALNDPYDSNFVLPRYFLLLAELDQFDHAVNYELEQLSEKDQQISRILSLFNQKLNLITGSLYDAIVQSLLPIPEQVNFSETGFSFFSNHLINEGTYLHVTLSHPENFFHIAATAQVAYSREEENGKYRTGAYFITLHPQDRVKLGESVKSNFSQ, encoded by the coding sequence ATGGAAAATGTCCAGCATCCAAGCGGATTCGCGGAAAGACGCGTCATGTCTCGAATCGATGCTGCCTTACGAATCAATTATCAGATTATTTCCGATGATGTTGCCTTAAATGACCCTTATGACTCTAATTTTGTCTTGCCTCGCTATTTTCTACTACTTGCCGAGTTAGATCAATTTGATCATGCTGTTAACTACGAATTAGAACAATTGTCTGAAAAAGATCAACAAATTTCTCGAATATTATCCTTATTTAATCAAAAATTAAACCTTATTACTGGCTCTTTATACGATGCCATTGTACAAAGCCTGTTGCCTATACCGGAACAGGTCAACTTTTCGGAGACCGGTTTTAGCTTCTTTAGCAACCATCTGATCAATGAAGGCACTTATCTGCATGTGACCTTAAGCCATCCTGAGAACTTTTTCCATATCGCGGCAACCGCACAGGTGGCCTATAGCCGTGAAGAAGAAAATGGCAAATACCGGACGGGAGCTTATTTTATTACCTTACATCCGCAGGATCGCGTCAAGCTGGGTGAGTCGGTCAAAAGCAATTTCAGTCAGTAA
- a CDS encoding DMT family transporter, with product MPIQTNMIVTYALLVFIWATTPLAIVWSVTDLHPLWALALRFFLALPFAFVLLWIFKSRFSLDRISLHSYLAGACSFIGSQIFTYLATSYLSSGIIALMFGLSPIIAGLIGRFVFQLKLYPSQWLGMAIALLGLGIICIGGKDQHIQPVGIGLMLLSVVIYCASMFWVKQINAPLEPMTQAAGSIAVSALLAGAMLPFIWQFAPTEIPQAKSLIGLSYTVIMASLVAMFCYFKLVQKIKATTLSLTTVVTPMFALFVGVILNDEKLSFMALVGVVILLLGLLVYFSKAIKASYSARLPEDF from the coding sequence ATGCCTATACAAACCAATATGATTGTGACCTATGCCTTATTGGTTTTTATCTGGGCAACAACACCGCTGGCAATTGTCTGGAGTGTCACAGACTTGCATCCACTTTGGGCGTTGGCCTTGCGCTTTTTCTTGGCCTTGCCGTTTGCTTTTGTACTGCTGTGGATATTTAAAAGCCGATTTTCTTTAGACCGGATTTCCCTGCATAGTTATCTGGCCGGGGCATGCAGCTTTATTGGCTCACAGATTTTTACCTATCTGGCGACGAGCTATTTAAGCTCTGGGATTATCGCGCTGATGTTCGGGCTGTCTCCGATTATTGCCGGCCTGATTGGTCGTTTTGTGTTTCAGCTCAAGCTTTATCCTTCACAGTGGTTAGGTATGGCGATTGCCCTGTTGGGACTTGGTATTATTTGTATTGGCGGTAAAGACCAGCATATTCAGCCTGTGGGTATTGGGCTGATGTTGCTCAGTGTGGTTATTTATTGTGCTTCCATGTTCTGGGTGAAGCAGATCAATGCACCACTTGAGCCAATGACGCAGGCGGCCGGTTCGATTGCAGTTTCGGCACTACTGGCTGGTGCTATGTTGCCTTTTATCTGGCAATTTGCACCAACCGAAATCCCTCAGGCCAAATCCCTTATCGGGCTCAGTTATACGGTGATTATGGCCTCACTGGTCGCTATGTTCTGCTACTTTAAACTGGTACAAAAAATTAAGGCAACCACACTCTCTTTAACGACAGTGGTCACCCCGATGTTTGCCCTGTTTGTCGGGGTGATATTGAATGATGAAAAATTGTCGTTTATGGCGCTGGTAGGCGTGGTTATTTTACTGTTAGGTTTACTGGTTTATTTTTCTAAAGCGATTAAGGCAAGTTATTCTGCTCGCCTTCCGGAAGACTTTTGA
- a CDS encoding YaiI/YqxD family protein encodes MESFVLPFKLWVDADALPRILKDVIIRASDRYQLEVTFVANQPIGITPSVRINSIQVMSGADAADQEIVDRMKAHDIVVTQDIPLAAEVIEKGGIAIHPRGEIYTEANVRARLHLRDFMDTLRGAGVQTGGPPPISERDKREFSSSLDQTIQKQKRKTSVL; translated from the coding sequence ATGGAAAGCTTTGTGTTGCCATTTAAACTTTGGGTCGATGCCGATGCATTGCCTCGTATCCTGAAAGATGTGATTATCCGTGCTTCAGATCGCTACCAGCTGGAAGTGACTTTTGTAGCCAATCAGCCTATAGGAATTACGCCTTCAGTACGGATTAACTCGATTCAGGTCATGAGCGGAGCAGATGCAGCGGATCAGGAAATTGTGGATCGTATGAAAGCGCATGATATTGTAGTTACCCAGGATATTCCTTTGGCTGCAGAGGTGATAGAGAAGGGCGGAATTGCCATTCATCCACGCGGGGAAATCTATACCGAAGCCAATGTGAGGGCACGTCTGCATTTACGTGATTTTATGGATACCTTGCGTGGCGCAGGGGTGCAGACGGGTGGCCCACCCCCCATTTCTGAACGGGATAAGCGTGAATTTTCCAGTTCATTAGACCAAACCATTCAAAAGCAGAAACGTAAAACTTCCGTTCTCTAA
- a CDS encoding IS30 family transposase yields the protein MNYTHLTQEERYQISTLLREGFSKRYIAWRLNRSPSTISREIARNRARNGYFAQHANKLARRRHCPNPKTIPYDTWVQVIAYLDLQWSPEQIASHVSVSLHSIYRFIQQDKSRGGVLFRNLRFRNQRKRKYGSVETRGQLTNRKSIHDRPAEIEQRSRFGDLEIDTIVGKNHQQSLVSIVDRKTGYLWLKKCSTRKAEEVCQATIRLLEPIKAHLKTITADNGKEFSLHEYAAQELDIDWYFADPYSAWQRGTNENTNGLIRQYIRKGSDLNDYTDAYIAEITQRLNHRPRKRLGFKSPSQVLWQQHGVALQMLI from the coding sequence ATGAACTATACTCATCTTACTCAAGAAGAAAGATATCAGATTTCCACATTGTTACGTGAAGGTTTTTCTAAGCGTTATATCGCATGGAGGCTAAATCGCTCACCTTCCACTATTTCCAGAGAAATAGCACGCAATCGGGCAAGGAATGGTTATTTCGCTCAACATGCCAATAAATTAGCTCGCAGACGGCATTGTCCTAATCCCAAAACAATCCCTTATGATACTTGGGTACAGGTCATTGCTTATCTTGATCTCCAATGGAGCCCCGAACAGATTGCTTCTCATGTTTCAGTCAGCCTGCATTCCATATACAGGTTTATACAGCAGGATAAAAGCAGAGGTGGTGTGCTCTTCCGCAACTTACGTTTCAGAAATCAAAGAAAGAGGAAATATGGCTCCGTTGAGACTCGTGGCCAACTGACAAACCGCAAAAGCATTCACGATCGACCTGCTGAGATTGAGCAGCGCTCCCGCTTCGGTGATTTGGAAATAGATACGATTGTTGGCAAGAATCACCAACAATCCCTGGTTTCAATTGTAGATCGGAAGACAGGTTATCTTTGGCTGAAAAAGTGCAGCACGCGCAAGGCTGAGGAAGTTTGCCAGGCTACGATCAGATTATTGGAACCCATCAAAGCGCATCTAAAAACAATTACCGCGGACAATGGTAAAGAGTTCAGCCTGCATGAGTATGCTGCTCAGGAATTAGATATAGATTGGTATTTCGCTGATCCCTATAGCGCCTGGCAGCGTGGAACGAATGAAAATACGAATGGATTGATCAGACAATATATTAGAAAAGGCAGTGACTTGAATGACTATACGGATGCCTATATTGCAGAAATTACTCAACGCTTGAATCATCGTCCAAGAAAAAGACTCGGCTTTAAAAGTCCGAGTCAGGTATTATGGCAACAACATGGTGTTGCACTTCAAATGCTAATCTAA
- a CDS encoding transposase family protein, which produces MKYIDSKKLSETQFKRYTGISWSTFDLMVEQLKKHVPAKGRPPKLSLEDQVLLCLSYWREYRTLFHVATSYGVSESTASRIVRHVEDCLIRSNLFNLPKDLPEGEGIDWNVVIVDATEIPIQRPKKTEEKL; this is translated from the coding sequence ATGAAATACATCGATTCAAAGAAGCTTTCTGAAACACAGTTCAAGCGATATACCGGCATCTCATGGTCAACCTTTGATTTAATGGTTGAGCAATTGAAGAAACATGTCCCTGCCAAAGGCAGACCGCCTAAGTTAAGCCTGGAAGACCAGGTTCTGCTCTGTCTAAGCTATTGGCGGGAATACCGAACCTTATTTCACGTTGCGACGAGCTACGGGGTTTCAGAGTCCACAGCCTCAAGAATTGTCCGTCATGTTGAAGACTGCCTGATTCGCTCCAATCTCTTTAATTTACCCAAAGATTTACCCGAGGGCGAAGGCATCGATTGGAATGTGGTAATTGTAGATGCCACAGAAATTCCAATCCAAAGGCCTAAAAAAACAGAAGAAAAGCTATAG
- a CDS encoding transposase family protein, producing the protein MPQKFQSKGLKKQKKSYSGKKKTHTFKVQAIIHYQTQKILSLCTSRGAVHDFELFKRNLNQIPAGAFILADKGYQGIYTVYPNSLLPLKAKKRCKLDSELKIYNQQINKRRIGIEHVFGSLKTFKILAERYRNRGKRLGLRFNLIAGIYNLELSEK; encoded by the coding sequence ATGCCACAGAAATTCCAATCCAAAGGCCTAAAAAAACAGAAGAAAAGCTATAGCGGCAAGAAAAAGACCCACACCTTCAAAGTACAGGCCATCATTCATTATCAAACTCAAAAAATCCTGAGTTTATGTACCAGTCGTGGTGCCGTACATGATTTCGAACTCTTCAAACGTAACTTGAATCAGATTCCTGCAGGTGCATTTATCCTTGCGGATAAGGGTTATCAGGGAATTTATACAGTGTATCCAAATAGCTTGTTGCCATTAAAAGCAAAGAAGCGCTGTAAACTGGATTCCGAACTAAAAATCTATAATCAGCAAATCAATAAAAGAAGAATTGGAATTGAGCATGTATTTGGCAGTTTGAAAACCTTCAAAATTCTTGCTGAGCGATATCGCAATCGAGGCAAAAGACTGGGATTAAGATTCAATTTAATTGCTGGAATCTATAATTTGGAACTGAGTGAAAAATGA
- the serC gene encoding 3-phosphoserine/phosphohydroxythreonine transaminase translates to MRAYNFCAGPAALPTAVLEKAQAEMLDWHGKGLSIMEMSHRSADYVAVAEKAEADLRKLMNIPENYKVLFLQGGASLQFSAIPLNLLGKKNKADYIHTGIWSEKALKEAKRYGDINVVEAGTQIEGKYAISAQSEWTLSDDAAYVHYADNETIGGLQFADIPETDKPLVCDFSSSILSAPLDVSKFGLIYAGAQKNIGPAGLTLVIIREDLLDQAKPEIPSILRYADQAKNGSMVNTPSTYAWYLSGLVFEWLLENGGVEAIHKGNMEKANLLYGYIDASDFYANPIAKANRSIMNVPFTLAHPELEKQFLKEAEANHLLNLAGHRSVGGMRASIYNAVPLEGVQALVNFMDDFAQRNA, encoded by the coding sequence ATGCGCGCGTACAACTTCTGTGCTGGTCCTGCTGCATTACCTACTGCCGTTCTTGAAAAAGCTCAAGCTGAAATGCTGGACTGGCACGGTAAGGGGCTTTCGATCATGGAAATGAGTCACCGTAGTGCCGACTATGTTGCGGTGGCTGAAAAAGCAGAAGCTGATTTACGTAAGCTCATGAATATTCCTGAAAATTATAAAGTATTATTTTTGCAGGGTGGAGCATCCTTACAATTCTCGGCGATCCCTTTGAATTTGCTAGGTAAAAAAAACAAAGCTGACTATATTCACACGGGGATCTGGTCTGAAAAAGCCCTGAAAGAAGCAAAGCGCTATGGCGATATTAATGTCGTTGAAGCTGGTACCCAGATTGAGGGTAAATATGCCATTAGCGCACAAAGCGAATGGACATTGTCTGATGACGCAGCTTATGTGCATTATGCCGACAATGAAACCATTGGCGGTCTGCAATTTGCGGATATTCCAGAAACAGATAAGCCACTGGTATGTGACTTCTCTTCAAGTATTCTGTCTGCGCCACTGGATGTGTCTAAATTTGGTCTGATTTATGCCGGTGCGCAAAAGAATATTGGTCCTGCCGGTTTAACGTTGGTGATTATCCGTGAAGACTTGCTGGATCAGGCAAAACCTGAGATTCCAAGCATCCTGAGATATGCGGATCAGGCTAAAAATGGCTCTATGGTCAATACTCCATCGACCTATGCGTGGTACCTGTCAGGTCTGGTATTTGAGTGGCTGCTAGAAAATGGCGGTGTAGAGGCTATACATAAAGGGAATATGGAAAAAGCAAACTTGCTTTATGGCTATATTGATGCCAGCGATTTTTATGCGAATCCGATTGCTAAGGCAAACCGTTCAATCATGAATGTGCCATTTACCTTGGCTCATCCAGAACTTGAAAAACAGTTCCTGAAAGAAGCTGAAGCCAATCACTTGTTGAATCTTGCCGGCCACCGTTCAGTTGGCGGTATGCGCGCCAGCATTTACAATGCTGTTCCTCTGGAAGGGGTGCAGGCATTGGTGAATTTTATGGATGACTTCGCTCAACGCAATGCTTAA
- a CDS encoding TolC family protein has product MNMKKNKPYVCWGFSVLAFMMYGSFSYAQNISFQDAERQLLQRSYSGQAFQSLEQASKLEAEAIKGIGLPRIDLNVRAYAFRNELDIPLGAVKNNLEQSLSSGLNNKIDEFNLDQSIADPLKESLKQPIRDGVGLIPDSTNVVLEDQVVRPSVSVMMPLYTGGLTRSAKEVATIQAGRSELSNQQQQDTQRFELIQAYFSVQLQKQLLEAARFNSNAMQQHYRNALKMEQQGFISKGQRMQFEVARNNADRTQQNTQANLNAALFQLNNLLRDNTITELSTPLFVNRAEPQNVNILLSSFSQNSPLIKKMKLDTELAKTNVKAQQAAQKPNVFAFGEYSLDAQQNWIVGVAARYNLFSGIDKNKNIQAAELKRYAAELMTARTQQEVENLIYKSFSEAVSAQQSDVLLQQNMKAALENLRIQELSFKEDVGTATQVIDAQNMLSSLKAETALNAYKYVISLATLLQSHGSIAEFPDYMQHANTHYIR; this is encoded by the coding sequence ATGAACATGAAGAAAAATAAACCATATGTCTGCTGGGGTTTTAGTGTGCTTGCATTCATGATGTATGGCAGTTTTAGCTATGCACAAAACATCAGCTTTCAGGATGCAGAACGACAATTGCTACAGCGCTCTTATTCGGGTCAGGCTTTTCAAAGCCTTGAGCAGGCTTCTAAACTGGAAGCCGAAGCGATTAAAGGAATTGGATTACCACGTATCGACCTTAATGTCCGGGCCTATGCCTTTCGCAATGAATTAGACATTCCTTTAGGGGCGGTTAAAAATAATCTTGAGCAGTCTCTGAGCAGTGGTTTAAATAATAAGATTGATGAGTTTAATTTAGACCAGAGTATCGCTGACCCGCTTAAAGAAAGCCTGAAACAACCTATTCGGGATGGCGTGGGTTTAATTCCAGATTCAACCAATGTAGTGCTTGAAGACCAAGTGGTCCGCCCTAGTGTTTCAGTGATGATGCCACTTTATACCGGTGGACTGACCCGCAGTGCCAAAGAGGTTGCCACGATTCAAGCTGGACGCAGTGAACTGAGCAATCAGCAACAGCAAGATACACAGCGCTTTGAACTGATTCAGGCCTATTTTAGTGTACAACTGCAAAAGCAGTTATTAGAGGCAGCGCGTTTTAACTCAAATGCCATGCAACAACATTATCGCAATGCCCTGAAAATGGAACAGCAGGGATTTATTAGCAAAGGGCAGCGTATGCAGTTTGAAGTGGCGCGTAATAATGCTGATCGAACCCAGCAAAATACTCAGGCTAATCTGAATGCTGCACTGTTCCAGTTGAACAACTTATTGCGGGACAATACTATTACCGAGTTGAGCACACCTTTATTTGTCAATCGGGCTGAACCACAAAATGTAAATATCCTGCTCAGCAGTTTTAGCCAGAATTCACCTTTAATTAAAAAAATGAAACTGGATACCGAACTGGCCAAAACCAATGTCAAAGCCCAGCAGGCAGCTCAAAAGCCAAATGTCTTTGCCTTTGGCGAATACAGTCTGGACGCACAGCAAAACTGGATTGTTGGGGTTGCAGCACGTTATAACTTGTTTTCCGGCATTGATAAAAACAAGAATATTCAAGCTGCCGAACTGAAACGTTATGCTGCCGAACTGATGACAGCACGTACACAGCAGGAAGTTGAAAACCTGATTTATAAATCGTTTAGTGAAGCAGTCAGTGCCCAGCAAAGCGATGTTTTATTACAACAAAATATGAAAGCAGCTCTGGAAAACTTGCGTATTCAAGAATTGTCTTTTAAGGAAGATGTCGGCACTGCAACTCAGGTGATTGATGCACAAAATATGCTGAGCAGCTTAAAGGCAGAGACAGCATTAAATGCTTATAAGTATGTCATCTCCCTCGCCACATTATTACAAAGTCATGGCTCTATTGCTGAGTTTCCAGACTATATGCAGCATGCCAATACTCACTATATTCGTTAA
- a CDS encoding HlyD family secretion protein, with translation MTDEQKPDPPVNEPASKVAHNNQTEENPAEAKQKKSGKKYLLGSLILVILVLIGFGLWKTYQPKALELQGRVEAETVQVATKVPSRIERIYVHEGDEVKKGQVLVKLHSPEIEAKKQQALATLQSALALQSTAERGSQDENIASLHANWQSLKAQEQLAKTSYQRGANLFKEGVISRQRRDELYAASQSATQMTEAAYQQYIRAKRGSTPQQKSSADAQVDIARAAVAEANALEAETELLAPIDATVSKTYGNVSELVATAVPLVSLISAERWVSLNIREDQYASLHEKKQLEGYIPALNKTANFNVKSISAEGEFATIKTTRQTGGYDVRSFKVHLVPAAKIPELKVGMSVLFKLQEPK, from the coding sequence ATGACTGATGAGCAAAAGCCTGATCCTCCGGTTAATGAACCTGCTTCAAAAGTAGCACACAACAATCAAACTGAAGAAAATCCTGCCGAAGCAAAACAGAAAAAGTCTGGCAAGAAATATCTGCTGGGCAGCTTGATTCTGGTCATTCTGGTTTTGATTGGATTTGGCCTCTGGAAGACCTATCAACCTAAAGCGCTCGAACTGCAAGGCCGGGTTGAAGCGGAAACAGTGCAGGTTGCGACCAAAGTTCCAAGCCGGATTGAAAGGATCTATGTACACGAAGGTGATGAAGTAAAGAAAGGTCAGGTACTGGTTAAGTTACATAGTCCTGAAATTGAAGCGAAAAAACAGCAGGCACTCGCCACTTTGCAGTCTGCCCTAGCCCTCCAATCCACCGCAGAACGCGGTTCACAGGACGAAAATATTGCTTCTCTGCATGCCAACTGGCAATCACTGAAAGCGCAAGAACAGCTGGCAAAAACCTCCTATCAGCGGGGGGCAAACCTGTTTAAAGAAGGAGTGATTTCCCGTCAGCGCCGCGATGAACTGTATGCAGCATCACAGTCGGCCACACAAATGACTGAAGCGGCCTATCAGCAATATATCCGCGCCAAACGTGGCAGTACACCGCAGCAAAAAAGTTCAGCCGATGCACAGGTGGACATCGCCCGGGCAGCGGTAGCCGAAGCCAATGCCCTTGAGGCAGAAACTGAATTACTGGCACCGATCGATGCCACGGTATCCAAAACCTATGGCAATGTTTCGGAGCTGGTCGCAACTGCTGTACCTCTGGTCAGCCTGATTTCGGCAGAACGCTGGGTCAGTCTGAATATCCGTGAAGATCAATATGCTTCTTTACACGAAAAAAAGCAGCTCGAAGGTTATATCCCGGCCCTTAATAAAACCGCGAACTTTAATGTAAAAAGTATCAGTGCTGAAGGTGAGTTTGCCACGATCAAGACTACCCGCCAAACTGGCGGTTATGATGTGCGCAGTTTTAAAGTTCATCTCGTGCCTGCCGCCAAAATTCCAGAACTGAAAGTCGGCATGAGTGTATTGTTTAAACTGCAAGAGCCGAAATAA
- a CDS encoding ABC transporter permease — protein sequence MATGFWAGIQRELAYLYREKWDLALVLLAPACILILFGSMFAKGKPDHLPIAIIDQDQSSLSTQIYDHLSLNSTLRVYSVSDQSVEVEKLLNQNKIWGYIHIPTGAEQRLVQAQNAEISIAFNQSYFSIGNTISSAMLLSTLQAMAEFTGKQYLGNTLPDLDAPTPNIKISPLYNPQLNYEFYLEPYMVPAILHLLLCCCVAFSVGQELKRHTFHHWINKQNLWSALLSKNLVYVAIFCLWTWAWMLWMVEFRGWFIAGSFWLIVLAQILFYSAYAFISSAVVLATQDLTKSFGLLAVYGGSSLSFAGVTLPLNNAPLFTQFWAHIIPYTPYAKLQTEQWVIGSPLAISLQPMLILIVYVLLYAGLAYIFLKKTAKGVST from the coding sequence ATGGCAACTGGATTCTGGGCCGGCATTCAGCGTGAATTAGCCTATTTATATAGAGAAAAATGGGATCTGGCACTGGTCTTGCTGGCCCCTGCCTGCATTTTAATTTTATTCGGCAGCATGTTTGCCAAAGGCAAACCTGATCATTTACCGATTGCTATTATTGACCAAGATCAAAGCAGCCTGAGTACTCAGATTTATGATCATTTATCTCTGAATTCTACTCTGCGAGTGTATAGCGTTTCTGATCAGAGCGTTGAGGTTGAAAAACTGCTCAACCAGAATAAAATCTGGGGCTACATCCATATTCCTACAGGTGCTGAACAGCGACTGGTCCAGGCACAAAATGCCGAAATCAGTATTGCCTTTAATCAGAGCTATTTCAGTATCGGCAATACCATTTCTTCAGCCATGTTACTCAGTACACTACAGGCAATGGCTGAGTTTACCGGAAAACAGTATCTGGGCAATACTCTGCCTGATCTGGATGCACCAACACCGAATATTAAAATTTCTCCACTTTATAACCCGCAGCTGAATTATGAGTTTTATCTGGAACCGTATATGGTTCCGGCGATTCTGCATTTGCTCTTGTGTTGCTGTGTGGCTTTTTCAGTAGGTCAGGAGCTCAAGCGGCATACTTTTCATCATTGGATTAATAAACAGAATCTCTGGTCAGCCCTTCTCTCTAAGAATCTGGTCTATGTGGCGATCTTCTGTCTCTGGACCTGGGCCTGGATGTTGTGGATGGTTGAGTTCCGCGGCTGGTTTATTGCCGGCTCATTCTGGCTGATTGTATTGGCTCAAATCTTATTCTATAGCGCCTATGCCTTTATCAGTAGCGCGGTCGTACTCGCTACGCAGGACCTGACCAAATCTTTTGGCCTACTCGCGGTCTATGGTGGTTCATCGCTCAGTTTTGCCGGTGTGACTTTACCCTTAAATAATGCCCCGCTGTTTACCCAGTTCTGGGCCCATATTATTCCTTATACACCTTATGCCAAATTACAAACCGAGCAATGGGTGATTGGCAGTCCTCTAGCTATTTCACTGCAACCGATGTTAATACTGATAGTCTATGTACTGCTTTACGCCGGACTGGCCTATATTTTTTTAAAGAAGACCGCTAAAGGAGTGTCGACATGA